Part of the Lolium rigidum isolate FL_2022 chromosome 6, APGP_CSIRO_Lrig_0.1, whole genome shotgun sequence genome, GGTACCTTTGTTCCTTCAGTAAGGGGGACATTTTACTTTGGCCTTCTTAAGGACATCTGCATCCTAATCCGAACACTTTCACAAGAACATATTGAAGTCCACAGACAACTTCGTCCCCACCCCCGTATTTCCAGGTAAGGAACCAAGATAAATATGAGGAACACAGACTAATAGTAACCATGATTTTTCCCAGATGGGAAAATGAGGAGTTGCAAGTCGCTAGTATATGAAATGGATCATTTACAGTTATAATTTACTGCCTGAAATGAGCTAATGTAGTAACGCGATAGCAGATGATCTCGTATATTGAAAGAGCACCTGAAAGAGAAATCGGCACAGTTTGTACAGAAAAAACATCCAAGATGTATGATCAAAATTGTGGCGCCAATTCAATTTTATGTATTCACAGGTTCATATGGAGAATGAGAAATATTACCTAGATGTTTCACACAATGACCTAGTACCAGAGACTTAAGATGATTGCAAATATCAAGATAAAGGTGataggtttttctttttctttttgacagCACAAAGGCTGATGGTTTCATATAGGCTTCTAGTGGTTCAAGTACAGCAATACCCTGATATGGCCATAGAACTACTACTATTGTAATTCTATGGATGTTTGGCTGTGACGATTAAAGTAATGTCATATATGCTGCATAGGCAGAATACTTCACGAGCATATCCTGGTACGGTCTTACTTGTTGTGAAGCTTTTTGTCTGCCTTAGCTTACAAAGAGATGCCTCCTAGAGTTTACCAAAGAACCTTCTAGAGATCATGATGGCAGCGGTAAATGTTGGGCTACCAAATTTATATTTTAAATTGGTCAAAAAGTAACAACAGTCATGATTAGACCTTAATCTTATTCGAAACATGTTTTTTACAACCTGCTTGGCATCATCAATAATTTCATACATATAATATGCTGGACATGCAACAGCAGAAAACTTACCGATTGACCGTGACATTGCGAGTATACCAGAGACACGATAACCATTCCAGTCAATGACCTTCCCACCCGCAGCCTCAATCCTGGCGAGCTCATCTTTCCTATCAGGCTGGAACACGGAAGCATGATCAGAGATACAATTTTGTAACTTAACTGGATTAATAAACTTAGCTGAGCGGTAAATTCCAGTTCATACTTTGTGATCGATGgagagagcaatcggctccttcGCGCGGCAGAGCACGACCCGTGAATCTCCACAGTTCGCAGCAATGACATGAGATGAGCAGACAACCGCAACAACAGCAGTGGAACCCACGTTATCGGCGGCAATAGGTTCTGCGCAGGACTCACTGGAGCCATTGGAAAACATGCTCGCTTTGCCGGACACCTCATCGTCCACCTTCTGGAAACAATCGCCGAAAACCTTCTCCCATGGTTCCTTCACATCCACCTCCCCTAATTCTACTTCCCCCAGCCCCTTGCCGGCTCGCAGCACGTCTCGTAACACGACGTGGATCTTGTCCCGGCAGTAGTTTGCCACCTGCAGCAGAGAACATGAAGCATGAGCAACAGAGCAAGAGGCCTCACGGTCAATCCCAATGTGTTTCGTCTGGGCCAAGAATCAGAAACCTCCGAGCCGCCGTGTCCATCGTACACGCCGAAGAGGTGCGCCGGCAGCCGGAGCTCGGAGGCGTCGAAGTCGACCCCGATCCCGCCCATCTCCCGGCTGCTGGCGAGCATCCGCACGGGCACGTCAGCGAAGCGCGGCACGGCGGCGCACGCGTCCTCCATCTCCGCGGCGTGGCCGCGCGTCGCGGCGCAGCCCCACAGCGGCACGCACTCCATGAGGTACACGCTCCTCTTGCCGCAGCCGTCCCCCGCGGCGCGGTGCTCCCGGCTCCCAAGATCCGGGCCGCTGGCGCATTCCGCCGAGCACCCGCCGCGCGCGGTGGCCCCTTCCCCGGCGAACACCGTCGCCGCCATCACGACTTTGCTACGGCTACGAACACCGATACTGCACCAGCGCCTGACTGAGCCACCCACCACCGTAGCGCGAGCCGTGGCCTGGTGTGCGCGAATCAAGGGGGCAGCAATGGAGAAAGGGAGGAGAAAAGTAAGCGTGGCGAGGAGGGTGGGTGTCGGGTTCGGGAGTACGTGTACCAGGTGGGCGAGCGGCGTGGGAGGCGGTGAGTGGTGGGCGACGGTGTTGCGtgttccggcgaggaggaggggatgCCGGCGACCGAGACTTGTGAGTGAGCAAGGCACGAGCGACAAGGAAGCGAGGTGGAGGAATGTGATTGGGCGTGCCGTAACGGACAGGTGTCGCTTCTAGGCTCTGCCGCAAGTCTGCTGCTGATGACCGTTTTGTTTGTTTTAGCTTTGCTTCCTCACTCGAGATATTGGTCTTCTCGATTTTTCGAGATTTGACTATGGCCAATGATTTTACCAGCACAAATGTTGGTTATGTGCTAAAGAACACATTTTCCATCTAAAACTTATTTGAAATTCTCGATCATATATAGTGGGACTACTTGATCACAAGTTAAATCCTCGAAATCACGCACGCCTTTGTTTCATGGACTACTTATTTTAATGGAAAGGTCAATTCTTTATGATTTGGTGTAAGATTGTGATTGTGACGAATGACACATGTCAAATTCCAGGGTTAGTTACTTTTACAACAACCCATCTTTTGCATCTACCCGCGTACACAAAATTGTTCAATGATTTGTAGTTCTCATTTCATACTAACATTCTTCTTAAATTTAAATTCTTTTAATATCCACACGGTTTCCATTTCCGTGATCAAAACATACCCTTGTTGATGGTGAGAACCTTCAGCAAACATCGCTACTTTGACCAACAAATATTTCCTTCGTGAAATTCTCAAGCGGCGAATCTCGTTCAGTAGGATCCTATGCATACTTCTTGTATTATCTCATAGAAATTAGGTGTTATTCAGGAAACCGGCTCCGCCATAAAGTCGTGCTAGGTTTGAAAGAAGATACATATATCTCTGCCCTGGTACGTATGTCTGCATGAGAAAGATAATGTGGATCACATTTCGGTTTAGTGTGTTCCAGGTATGATgcgtaggtttttttttttgcttgcccACAATAACCATCTCTGAGGAATGGTGGAGCAAGGAAATGGCCATATTTACAATGAAGGATTTTGATGCATTGATTATCTAGATATGTTGGTTCTTGTAGAAGAACCATAATGCATGGGTCTCTGGTAATGAGAGGCAACAATTTTATGTAGCCCAAGTTGCATCAATGAATTCAAGTTCTGCCCTTGGCTAGACCCGAAGTAGATGGAGTTTCCTATAGTAGCGTGAGACATAGTAGTAACTTAAGTTTTGAGTTCTATGGTGTTCTTCCCGCCCCGTCATTCTCGACATGAGTATGATCCTGTAAATACCTTTGCCTTTAAAAAAAAGGGCACAACGCTCAGCATACTCTTAGAAAAACATTTGGAAAGTtcctttttttgcgaaaattccaccgatgtattaataatcatcaacagtagtataaAGAGacccaaaaataataaaaattacaaataggtcattggaccacctagcgacaactacaaacactagcgcgagccgaaggcgcgccgctgtcctcgcccttCCATCACCGGAGTCAGACAAAGCTTGtcatagtagagcttgttgtagtagacagactgaaagtcgtcgtgctaaggccccaaagaatcagcgcaccagagcagcaaccgccGCCAATGAAGACAactgtagatcggaagagactaacCTGAAACCACACCAGTGAACACGAAAACCGACCAGATTCCAGGAGATCCTCCGGACACACAACTCCATGCGCCCTCCGCCGGCGCTAGATGCACCcgcggagcgaggataggacgggaAGGACCTTATTCTGAGTACAGGAAGTAGCCGTCGCCTCACCATCCTGAAGAAGACATTGAAAACAAACTAAACGAAGAACAGAAACCTTCCCACCGGCGAGAGGCCGTGATCCGCCACACATCCAAGCCCAAAGGCCACCGGAGACGGAGTAGATCAACAGCGTCGCCGGCGAGAGGgatggaaccctagatgggtttcacGATCCAGCCTGCCTCATTGGAAAGTTCCTTATGGTCATTCCAACTATCTGTGTCTAAACCTCTATGAAACACATTTTCATAATCTGTGTGTATATAGCATTAGCCCATTTTGAACTACAGTGTAAAATGTTCTAGCTTTTCTTTTCTGGGGGGATTCACATGTATCTAGACGTATTTCAGTGTGTCTATTCAAACGAGTGAATCCCGTTGGATTATTAGTGCAATATAAATGATAAATCCTACCCGCACTTCCATTATATTTTATTTCTCTTAGCAAAATTAGATTATTAAATATCTACGTTTGGCACAATTTCGCAAACGTACGTGTCAAGAGAATGCATGTCCTAGCTAAGTGGAATCATTGGTGCAACCACGAGTTTTCTCATGTCCATAGAAAATGTGCACTCCCCGTTGGACGTGGTGGTGTGTCGTGAAGCTGGTGAATGTGAAGTTGTCGGAGATATTTCCAACCCATTCCATCCATtgtgaagtttcttctttgacCAGTCCCGAAAGCACAATGGCTTGGAACTTGGAAGGGACGTGTGTCCCGTCCAGCGAGAAAAACTGGCACGCTTGAGTCTCCGGCCCCGTCCGAGTCGTGTTTCGGGAAATATTTGCATCGTTTTTCTTGGCCTGCGGCTACGCTCAATACGCCGCGTGGTGCCGGCAGAGTCTAGTGTCACACGAAGGTGGGGCCCGGTCGACCAAGCCAATCATGGCGTGACTCGTAGCGCTAGCTAGCTCACGATTTATAATCCTGGACGACAGATTCTGCTTGCAACGAGCGCACGGCATGTACGTTGTCGCGTTCCATTCCAAGGCAGAACTTTATATCGGTTCAGCTAGCCACTTTGTGGCCTCTCCTCGGTCGCATGCCAGGCCAAGTGTCGCTCCGGCGCACGCGTGGCCGTTGCAGCGTCGCCGTCCCGTCACAAACCAGGGACCACAGACCCTCCACATATGATTTTCTGGTGGTGAGTTTTGGCACGTTTTGAGTAATTTGACAATCAGATGATTTTCTGGCTCGTGAGAACTTTTGCTGGTCAGATTTTGTGAAATTTTTCATCACGAG contains:
- the LOC124666653 gene encoding protein phosphatase 2C 50-like translates to MAATVFAGEGATARGGCSAECASGPDLGSREHRAAGDGCGKRSVYLMECVPLWGCAATRGHAAEMEDACAAVPRFADVPVRMLASSREMGGIGVDFDASELRLPAHLFGVYDGHGGSEVANYCRDKIHVVLRDVLRAGKGLGEVELGEVDVKEPWEKVFGDCFQKVDDEVSGKASMFSNGSSESCAEPIAADNVGSTAVVAVVCSSHVIAANCGDSRVVLCRAKEPIALSIDHKPDRKDELARIEAAGGKVIDWNGYRVSGILAMSRSIGDRYLKPFVIPKPEVTVVPRAKDDDCLILASDGLWDVMSNEDACKIARRQILLWHKNKNDGAYSDEGGGEPTMNPAAKAAADCLVRLALMKGSNDNISVIVIDLKSRKKPKGKS